The following proteins come from a genomic window of Deltaproteobacteria bacterium CG11_big_fil_rev_8_21_14_0_20_49_13:
- a CDS encoding divalent-cation tolerance protein CutA, with amino-acid sequence MRHIIIFSTAPSEKEAARIAKALVGKKLVACVNMVPKLRSIYRWKGKIFDEPEVLMIMKSQKKLFGQIKKELKKLHSYECPESIAMDIADGLPDYLKWIYDSTR; translated from the coding sequence ATGAGGCATATCATTATCTTTTCAACGGCCCCTTCCGAGAAAGAGGCGGCAAGAATAGCCAAGGCGCTTGTCGGCAAAAAACTCGTTGCATGCGTAAACATGGTCCCAAAGCTCCGCTCTATTTACAGGTGGAAGGGGAAGATATTCGACGAACCCGAAGTCTTAATGATTATGAAGTCCCAAAAGAAGCTATTCGGTCAGATCAAGAAAGAGCTTAAAAAGCTCCATTCATACGAATGCCCCGAATCGATAGCCATGGATATTGCCGATGGCTTGCCTGATTATCTGAAATGGATCTACGATAGCACGAGATAA